In the genome of Paenarthrobacter ureafaciens, the window CAATGTCCACCCTGCCCTGCCCGCGAGGCATGCGCTTGGCGGTCTCCCACCAGGCCACCCGTTCAAACCAGCGAACGGGCTCGACCGCTATCTGCCATTCCCTGGCTCCCCGCACCACCGACTCGGGGGTGCCGTCAGCTGTGTTACGTATATAGACGTGCTCCATACCGAGGACACTAGGGGCAGGTACTGACAGGATTGCTGCCGGCAAAAACAAACCCCCGGCTTCTTCCAATGGGAAGATGCCGGGGGTTTTATGTGGTGGGTCCTACCGGGATCGAACCGATGACATCCACGGTGTAAACGTGGCGCTCTACCAGCTGAGCTAAAGACCCTTGCTTGGTTCCGTACGTTCAGCACGTCAACCAACGAACAACGACTCTACATGATCATCCGGCAGAATGACCAATCGAACGTTCCGCTTGATCCAGATCGGGCAAATGCCCCGCCAAATAGCTCAACGCTCCGCTGACGCCCAGGTCCAGCTTCAGCGTTGCGAACTCATCGCCACGGGTGATGCCCCTGTTGATGATGACCACCGGCTTCCCCGCCTTGGCAGCATGGCGGACGAACCTCAGCCCGCTCATGACGGTTAGAGACGATCCGGCCACCAAAAGGGCGCCGGCGTCGTCAACCATGCCATAAGCCCGCTGAACACGATCCTTGGGGACGTTTTCACCGAAATAGACAAAGTCAGGTTTGAGGGTTGCCCCGCAGACGGGACAGACGGCCACCACAAAGGACGTGATGAGTTCCGGATCTTCCACGGTCGCATCCGCATCAGGAGCCATCTCCACCACGCCGGCCTCGACGGCTTTCTGGACAAAGCCCGGGTTCAGCTCCTCGAGGATGGCGGCGAGCAACTTCCTGGAAAAGGTGTGGCCCTGCTCCAGGCAGATGACTTGGTCGAAGCGTCCATGGAGGTCCACCACGTTGACGCTGCCTGCGTCTTCGTGGAGCCTGTCGACGTTCTGCGTAATGAGTCCGCTCAGGAGGCCGCGCTGTTCCATGGCTGCCACAGCGGCATGGCCCACGTTCGGATTGGCGCGGCGCAGATGCGACCATCCGATGTGGTTGCGGGCCCAGTACCGCCGGCGGTTTGCCGCGCTGCGGACGAACTCCTGGTAGGTCATGGGCTTTCTTGGCGCCGATCCCGGTCCCCTGTAATCAGGTATTCCGGAATCCGTACTGAGGCCTGCGCCGGTGAGGACAGCCAGTCGCTTGCCTGCCAGGACCCCATGCGCTTCTTGCAGCCCGGCAACCTCGGC includes:
- a CDS encoding NAD-dependent protein deacetylase, whose product is MTGFASQDPAPMEALEPAEVAGLQEAHGVLAGKRLAVLTGAGLSTDSGIPDYRGPGSAPRKPMTYQEFVRSAANRRRYWARNHIGWSHLRRANPNVGHAAVAAMEQRGLLSGLITQNVDRLHEDAGSVNVVDLHGRFDQVICLEQGHTFSRKLLAAILEELNPGFVQKAVEAGVVEMAPDADATVEDPELITSFVVAVCPVCGATLKPDFVYFGENVPKDRVQRAYGMVDDAGALLVAGSSLTVMSGLRFVRHAAKAGKPVVIINRGITRGDEFATLKLDLGVSGALSYLAGHLPDLDQAERSIGHSAG